Proteins from a single region of Theobroma cacao cultivar B97-61/B2 chromosome 10, Criollo_cocoa_genome_V2, whole genome shotgun sequence:
- the LOC18586713 gene encoding tip elongation aberrant protein 1 isoform X1: MHYWVRASSSDFSGTLPQPRSGHTAVPIGKSKVVVFGGLLDKKFISDIAVYDIENKIWFQPECTGNGSDGQVGPSPRAFHVAVAIDCHMFIFGGRFGSRRLGDFWVLDTDIWQWSELTSFGDLPSPRDFSAASAIGNQKIVMYGGWDGKKWLSDVYVLDTISLEWMELSVTGSLPPPRCGHTATMVEKRLLVYGGRGGGGPIMSDLWALKGLIEEENETPGWTQLKLPGQAPSPRCGHTVTSGGHYLLLFGGHGTGGWLSRYDIYYNDCIVLDRLSAQWKRLPIGNEPPAARAYHSLSHIGSRYLLFGGFDGKLTYGDIWWLVPEEDPIAKWFIEPPPKNLPHKGMAVANDNIQSAFKESQREDDAITELQRRLGVSVSLSGPGLQIIDESDDKEFIELGSKLIGEKVSNNEQGLVSQTIEVLRGHWRNSTPSSIPLKELGPLLRDYQRLVTRHHLANNGSDFQHIESWLSGKEAHKFYHLNNVSQLRMDDIPKLLAEYKKLLPE; encoded by the exons atgcattACTGGGTTCGGGCTTCTTCTTCTGATTTCTCCGGAACTCTTCCCCAGCCTCGCAG CGGTCACACCGCTGTTCCTATTGGAAAGTCCAAGGTTGTCGTTTTTGGTGGTCTTCTCGACAAGAAATTCATTAGTGACATCGCTGTTTATGACATTG AGAACAAAATATGGTTTCAACCAGAGTGTACTGGAAATGGGTCAGATGGACAAGTTGGTCCCAGCCCACGAGCATTTCACGTTGCTGTTGCAATTGATTGTCATATGTTCATCTTTGGTGGGCGTTTTGGTAGCAGAAG GTTAGGCGACTTTTGGGTCCTAGACACCG ATATATGGCAATGGTCAGAGTTAACAAGTTTTGGTGACTTGCCTTCACCACGGGATTTCTCTGCTGCTTCAGCTATTGGAAATCAGAAAATTGTTAT GTATGGTGGTTGGGATGGTAAAAAGTGGTTGTCAGATGTATATGTCTTGGACACAA TATCACTAGAGTGGATGGAGCTGTCAGTTACTGGATCACTACCACCACCTCGATGTGGCCACACAGCTACTATGGTTGAGAAGCGGTTGCTTGTCTACGGTGGTAGAG GTGGTGGTGGGCCAATCATGAGTGACTTATGGGCTTTGAAGGGTCTTATTGAAGAAG AGAATGAAACACCTGGATGGACCCAATTGAAGCTTCCAGGTCAAGCACCTTCTCCCCGTTGTGGGCATACTGTCACATCTGGAGGGCACTAT CTCTTGTTATTTGGAGGACATGGAACTGGTGGTTGGTTGAGTCGTTATGATATTTATTACAATGATTGCATTGTTTTGGACAGAT TGTCTGCACAGTGGAAGCGCTTACCTATTGGAAATGAACCCCCTGCTGCTCGAGCATACCATTCTCTGTCTCATATAGGTTCTCGCTATCTGTTATTTGGCGGCTTTGATGGCAAATTAACATATGGGGATATATGGTGGTTGGTTCCTGAAG AGGACCCAATTGCAAAGTGGTTCATTGAGCCCCCACCAAAAAATCTCCCTCACAAGGGCATGGCAGTGGCAAATGATAATATCCAATCTGCTTTCAAG GAAAGCCAAAGAGAAGATGATGCCATTACTGAATTGCAAAGAAGGCTGGGAGTTTCAGTTTCACTCTCTGGTCCTGGGCTTCAGATAATAGATGAGTCAGATGACAAAGAATTCATTGAACTAGGATCGAagttgattggagaaaaagtTTCTAATAATGAACAGGGTTTGGTTAGTCag ACAATTGAGGTGCTCCGTGGTCACTGGCGGAACTCTACACCAAGTTCAATACCACTGAAGGAGCTTGGACCTTTGCTTCGTGATTACCAACGGCTGGTTACTCGTCATCACCT
- the LOC18586713 gene encoding tip elongation aberrant protein 1 isoform X2 — MHYWVRASSSDFSGTLPQPRSGHTAVPIGKSKVVVFGGLLDKKFISDIAVYDIENKIWFQPECTGNGSDGQVGPSPRAFHVAVAIDCHMFIFGGRFGSRRLGDFWVLDTDIWQWSELTSFGDLPSPRDFSAASAIGNQKIVMYGGWDGKKWLSDVYVLDTISLEWMELSVTGSLPPPRCGHTATMVEKRLLVYGGRGGGGPIMSDLWALKGLIEEENETPGWTQLKLPGQAPSPRCGHTVTSGGHYLLLFGGHGTGGWLSRYDIYYNDCIVLDRLSAQWKRLPIGNEPPAARAYHSLSHIGSRYLLFGGFDGKLTYGDIWWLVPEEDPIAKWFIEPPPKNLPHKGMAVANDNIQSAFKESQREDDAITELQRRLGVSVSLSGPGLQIIDESDDKEFIELGSKLIGEKVSNNEQGLTIEVLRGHWRNSTPSSIPLKELGPLLRDYQRLVTRHHLANNGSDFQHIESWLSGKEAHKFYHLNNVSQLRMDDIPKLLAEYKKLLPE, encoded by the exons atgcattACTGGGTTCGGGCTTCTTCTTCTGATTTCTCCGGAACTCTTCCCCAGCCTCGCAG CGGTCACACCGCTGTTCCTATTGGAAAGTCCAAGGTTGTCGTTTTTGGTGGTCTTCTCGACAAGAAATTCATTAGTGACATCGCTGTTTATGACATTG AGAACAAAATATGGTTTCAACCAGAGTGTACTGGAAATGGGTCAGATGGACAAGTTGGTCCCAGCCCACGAGCATTTCACGTTGCTGTTGCAATTGATTGTCATATGTTCATCTTTGGTGGGCGTTTTGGTAGCAGAAG GTTAGGCGACTTTTGGGTCCTAGACACCG ATATATGGCAATGGTCAGAGTTAACAAGTTTTGGTGACTTGCCTTCACCACGGGATTTCTCTGCTGCTTCAGCTATTGGAAATCAGAAAATTGTTAT GTATGGTGGTTGGGATGGTAAAAAGTGGTTGTCAGATGTATATGTCTTGGACACAA TATCACTAGAGTGGATGGAGCTGTCAGTTACTGGATCACTACCACCACCTCGATGTGGCCACACAGCTACTATGGTTGAGAAGCGGTTGCTTGTCTACGGTGGTAGAG GTGGTGGTGGGCCAATCATGAGTGACTTATGGGCTTTGAAGGGTCTTATTGAAGAAG AGAATGAAACACCTGGATGGACCCAATTGAAGCTTCCAGGTCAAGCACCTTCTCCCCGTTGTGGGCATACTGTCACATCTGGAGGGCACTAT CTCTTGTTATTTGGAGGACATGGAACTGGTGGTTGGTTGAGTCGTTATGATATTTATTACAATGATTGCATTGTTTTGGACAGAT TGTCTGCACAGTGGAAGCGCTTACCTATTGGAAATGAACCCCCTGCTGCTCGAGCATACCATTCTCTGTCTCATATAGGTTCTCGCTATCTGTTATTTGGCGGCTTTGATGGCAAATTAACATATGGGGATATATGGTGGTTGGTTCCTGAAG AGGACCCAATTGCAAAGTGGTTCATTGAGCCCCCACCAAAAAATCTCCCTCACAAGGGCATGGCAGTGGCAAATGATAATATCCAATCTGCTTTCAAG GAAAGCCAAAGAGAAGATGATGCCATTACTGAATTGCAAAGAAGGCTGGGAGTTTCAGTTTCACTCTCTGGTCCTGGGCTTCAGATAATAGATGAGTCAGATGACAAAGAATTCATTGAACTAGGATCGAagttgattggagaaaaagtTTCTAATAATGAACAGGGTTTG ACAATTGAGGTGCTCCGTGGTCACTGGCGGAACTCTACACCAAGTTCAATACCACTGAAGGAGCTTGGACCTTTGCTTCGTGATTACCAACGGCTGGTTACTCGTCATCACCT
- the LOC18586713 gene encoding tip elongation aberrant protein 1 isoform X3: protein MHYWVRASSSDFSGTLPQPRSGHTAVPIGKSKVVVFGGLLDKKFISDIAVYDIENKIWFQPECTGNGSDGQVGPSPRAFHVAVAIDCHMFIFGGRFGSRRLGDFWVLDTDIWQWSELTSFGDLPSPRDFSAASAIGNQKIVMYGGWDGKKWLSDVYVLDTISLEWMELSVTGSLPPPRCGHTATMVEKRLLVYGGRGGGGPIMSDLWALKGLIEEENETPGWTQLKLPGQAPSPRCGHTVTSGGHYLLLFGGHGTGGWLSRYDIYYNDCIVLDRLSAQWKRLPIGNEPPAARAYHSLSHIGSRYLLFGGFDGKLTYGDIWWLVPEEDPIAKWFIEPPPKNLPHKGMAVANDNIQSAFKESQREDDAITELQRRLGVSVSLSGPGLQIIDESDDKEFIELGSKLIGEKVSNNEQGLVSQTIEVLRGHWRNSTPSSIPLKELGPLLRDYQRLVTRHHLFTGIFTNTNQTGFKLM from the exons atgcattACTGGGTTCGGGCTTCTTCTTCTGATTTCTCCGGAACTCTTCCCCAGCCTCGCAG CGGTCACACCGCTGTTCCTATTGGAAAGTCCAAGGTTGTCGTTTTTGGTGGTCTTCTCGACAAGAAATTCATTAGTGACATCGCTGTTTATGACATTG AGAACAAAATATGGTTTCAACCAGAGTGTACTGGAAATGGGTCAGATGGACAAGTTGGTCCCAGCCCACGAGCATTTCACGTTGCTGTTGCAATTGATTGTCATATGTTCATCTTTGGTGGGCGTTTTGGTAGCAGAAG GTTAGGCGACTTTTGGGTCCTAGACACCG ATATATGGCAATGGTCAGAGTTAACAAGTTTTGGTGACTTGCCTTCACCACGGGATTTCTCTGCTGCTTCAGCTATTGGAAATCAGAAAATTGTTAT GTATGGTGGTTGGGATGGTAAAAAGTGGTTGTCAGATGTATATGTCTTGGACACAA TATCACTAGAGTGGATGGAGCTGTCAGTTACTGGATCACTACCACCACCTCGATGTGGCCACACAGCTACTATGGTTGAGAAGCGGTTGCTTGTCTACGGTGGTAGAG GTGGTGGTGGGCCAATCATGAGTGACTTATGGGCTTTGAAGGGTCTTATTGAAGAAG AGAATGAAACACCTGGATGGACCCAATTGAAGCTTCCAGGTCAAGCACCTTCTCCCCGTTGTGGGCATACTGTCACATCTGGAGGGCACTAT CTCTTGTTATTTGGAGGACATGGAACTGGTGGTTGGTTGAGTCGTTATGATATTTATTACAATGATTGCATTGTTTTGGACAGAT TGTCTGCACAGTGGAAGCGCTTACCTATTGGAAATGAACCCCCTGCTGCTCGAGCATACCATTCTCTGTCTCATATAGGTTCTCGCTATCTGTTATTTGGCGGCTTTGATGGCAAATTAACATATGGGGATATATGGTGGTTGGTTCCTGAAG AGGACCCAATTGCAAAGTGGTTCATTGAGCCCCCACCAAAAAATCTCCCTCACAAGGGCATGGCAGTGGCAAATGATAATATCCAATCTGCTTTCAAG GAAAGCCAAAGAGAAGATGATGCCATTACTGAATTGCAAAGAAGGCTGGGAGTTTCAGTTTCACTCTCTGGTCCTGGGCTTCAGATAATAGATGAGTCAGATGACAAAGAATTCATTGAACTAGGATCGAagttgattggagaaaaagtTTCTAATAATGAACAGGGTTTGGTTAGTCag ACAATTGAGGTGCTCCGTGGTCACTGGCGGAACTCTACACCAAGTTCAATACCACTGAAGGAGCTTGGACCTTTGCTTCGTGATTACCAACGGCTGGTTACTCGTCATCACCT